One part of the Quercus lobata isolate SW786 chromosome 7, ValleyOak3.0 Primary Assembly, whole genome shotgun sequence genome encodes these proteins:
- the LOC115951992 gene encoding uncharacterized protein LOC115951992, which produces MLAALNRLISKFLDRCRSFYQLLKKWKGFRWDDECEKAFQNLKEYLVRAPMLSAPELGEELVMYLSVSEHAVSAVLLRDQGVQQPVYYISKTLVVAETRYLPLEKLVLALVHATRKLPQYFRAHTVYVLTKHPLQSLLKISDLMGRIAKWGTQLGAFDVRYKPRSAVKGQVLADFVAEFSPKGEMVCQVKHHPWKVHMDGASSAKEAGVEVVIITLEGILLEHSFRLGFNASNNEAEYETLLAGLRMVSRLEAQDVEIYSDSRLIVNQVQGSFEARDPLIKAYLDLAKQVMDDFCTVKVIQVARAQNRHADSLATLASSITKDIPQLIRVELVPESSIKVSRNEGAARVEVTAVATLGPSWMDPIIDFLADDRILED; this is translated from the coding sequence ATGCTGGCCGCTCTCAACCGgttaatctcaaaatttttagaTCGCTGCCGTTCTTTTTATCAGCttttgaagaagtggaaggggtttcggTGGGATGATGAATGTGAAAAGGCTTTCCAGAACCTTAAGGAGTACTTAGTGCGAGCACCAATGTTGAGTGCACCAGAGCTTGGAGAGGAATTGGTCATGTACCTTTCGGTATCCGAACATGCTGTAAGTGCTGTACTTTTAAGGGATCAGGGAGTACAACAGCCCGTGTATTATATCAGCAAGACTCTAGTCGTCGCCGAGACCAGGTATTTGCCTTTGGAGAAATTGGTGTTGGCCCTAGTGCATGCTACCAGGAAATTGCCTCAGTACTTCCGAGCTCATACCGTATATGTGCTGACCAAACATCCCCTACAGTCATTGTTGAAAATATCTGATCTCATGGGGCGAATAGCTAAATGGGGGACACAGCTCGGGGCATTCGACGTGAGGTATAAGCCGAGAAGTGCAGTAAAGGGGCAGGTATTAGCAGATTTTGTAGCAGAATTCTCTCCTAAAGGGGAGATGGTTTGTCAGGTGAAGCATCACCCATGGAAGGTACATATGGATGGGGCTTCCAGCGCTAAAGAGGCTGGAGTCGAGGTAGTCATAATCACCCTGGAGGGAATTCTCTTGGAGCATTCGTTCAGGTTGGGGTTTAATGCCTCCAACAATGAGGCAGAGTATGAAACTTTGCTTGCCGGACTGAGGATGGTTTCACGGTTAGAGGCTCAAGATGTAGAGATTTATTCGGATTCAAGACTCATAGTCAATCAAGTGCAGGGGAGTTTTGAGGCTCGAGATCCTCTGATAAAAGCATACTTAGACTTGGCAAAGCAGGTCATGGACGACTTTTGTACGGTGAAGGTGATTCAAGTGGCCCGGGCACAGAACAGACATGCTGACTCTCTCGCCACTCTGGCATCGTCAATTACCAAGGATATTCCCCAGCTTATCAGAGTGGAACTCGTCCCCGAGTCCAGCATTAAGGTGTCAAGAAATGAGGGGGCTGCCAGAGTCGAAGTCACAGCAGTCGCAACACTTGGaccgagctggatggaccccatcaTAGATTTCTTGGCCGATGACCGGATTCTGGAAGATTAG